One genomic region from Augochlora pura isolate Apur16 chromosome 7, APUR_v2.2.1, whole genome shotgun sequence encodes:
- the LOC144473705 gene encoding proton-coupled amino acid transporter-like protein pathetic isoform X2, which yields MGNADSVHDVEMSSLSNVDDDRPHIVRTPMRPMIAEYDPKKHGVKTELSDMVLVKYKCEKNDVPITVTNGSTLPLVERPNDEEAALYNPFEHRKLAHPTSDMDTLIHLLKGSLGTGILAMPMAFRNAGLLFGLFATFFIGAVCTYCVHILVKCAHDLCRRTQTPSLGFADVAEAAFLVGPEPVQKYARLAKATINSFLVIDLIGCCCVYIVFISTNVKEVADYYTDTDRDVRLYMAALLPLLIIFSLVRNLKYLAPFSMVANILIATGMGITFYYIFSDLPTIKDVPNFSSWSQLPLFFGTAIFALEGIGVVMPLENNMKTPTHFIGCPGVLNTGMFFVVLLYSTVGFFGYWRYGESTKASITLNLNESEILAQSTKLMIAVAIFLTYGLQFYVPMEIIWRNLKQYFGSRKLAGEYMMRIFFVVFTVGVAIAIPNLGPFISLVGAVCLSTLGLMFPSIIELVTVWEQEDGLGACYWRLWKNLAIIAFGVLGFLTGTYVSIQDILETK from the exons ATGGGGAACGCCGACAGTGTTCACGATGTCGAGATGAGCTCGTTATCAAACGTTGACGATGACCGGCCTCACATTGTG AGAACACCAATGCGCCCGATGATAGCGGAATACGACCCAAAGAAGCACGGTGTGAAAACAGAACTTTCAGACATGGTTCTTGTCAA ATACAAGTGCGAGAAAAATGACGTTCCGATTACCGTCACGAACGGCTCGACGTTGCCGCTCGTGGAGCGGCCGAACGACGAAGAGGCGGCGCTGTACAATCCCTTCGAGCACCGAAAACTGGCGCACCCGACCTCGGACATGGACACGCTCATCCATCTGTTGAAGGGCAGCTTGGGCACGGGGATCCTCGCTATGCCCATGGCCTTTCGCAACGCCGGACTGCTATTCGGCCTGTTCGCAACATTTTTCATAGGCGCTGTCTGCACCTACTGCGTGCACATCCTCGTCAAGTGCGCCCACGACCTGTGCAGGCGGACGCAGACGCCCAGCCTAGGGTTCGCGGACGTCGCCGAGGCTGCCTTTCTCGTCGGCCCAGAACCTGTGCAGAAATACGCTCGTCTCGCCAA AGCGACGATCAACTCGTTTCTGGTGATCGACCTGATAGGCTGTTGCTGCGTCTACATAGTGTTCATCTCGACGAATGTGAAAGAGGTGGCCGATTATTACACGGACACCGACCGAGACGTGAGACTCTACATGGCTGCCTTGCTGCCTCTGTTGATCATTTTCTCTCTGGTCAGGAACCTGAAGTACCTGGCGCCGTTCTCCATGGTCGCGAACATTCTGATCGCCACAGGAATGGGAATCACGTTCTACTACATCTTCAGCGATCTTCCTACCATCAAAGATGTGCCGAATTTTTCGAGCTGGTCTCAGCTACCTCTGTTCTTCGGCACGGCCATCTTCGCTCTCGAGGGTATCGGCGTT GTGATGCCCCTCGAAAACAACATGAAAACCCCGACCCATTTCATCGGTTGCCCTGGCGTGCTGAACACCGGAATGTTCTTTGTGGTCCTGTTGTACAGCACCGTTGGTTTCTTCGGCTACTGGCGGTACGGAGAGTCGACGAAGGCGTCGATCACGCTGAACTTGAACGAGAGCGAGATCCTGGCTCAATCAACGAAGCTGATGATCGCGGTGGCGATCTTCCTCACTTATGGTCTGCAGTTCTACGTGCCAATGGAGATCATCTGGAGGAACTTGAAACAGTACTTCGGTTCACGGAAGCTGGCCGGCGAGTACATGATGCGGATATTCTTCGTGGTGTTCACTGTCGGTGTGGCGATCGCTATCCCGAACCTCGGCCCGTTCATTTCGCTGGTCGGCGCGGTGTGTCTGTCGACCTTAGGACTGATGTTCCCATCGATAATCGAGCTGGTTACTGTCTGGGAGCAGGAGGACGGGCTCGGCGCATGCTACTGGAGGCTCTGGAAGAACCTGGCGATCATCGCGTTCGGCGTGCTCGGCTTCCTGACCGGCACCTACGTCAGTATCCAGGACATCCTCGAGACGAAATGA
- the LOC144473705 gene encoding proton-coupled amino acid transporter-like protein pathetic isoform X1, translated as MGNADSVHDVEMSSLSNVDDDRPHIVVNSAVTRTPMRPMIAEYDPKKHGVKTELSDMVLVKYKCEKNDVPITVTNGSTLPLVERPNDEEAALYNPFEHRKLAHPTSDMDTLIHLLKGSLGTGILAMPMAFRNAGLLFGLFATFFIGAVCTYCVHILVKCAHDLCRRTQTPSLGFADVAEAAFLVGPEPVQKYARLAKATINSFLVIDLIGCCCVYIVFISTNVKEVADYYTDTDRDVRLYMAALLPLLIIFSLVRNLKYLAPFSMVANILIATGMGITFYYIFSDLPTIKDVPNFSSWSQLPLFFGTAIFALEGIGVVMPLENNMKTPTHFIGCPGVLNTGMFFVVLLYSTVGFFGYWRYGESTKASITLNLNESEILAQSTKLMIAVAIFLTYGLQFYVPMEIIWRNLKQYFGSRKLAGEYMMRIFFVVFTVGVAIAIPNLGPFISLVGAVCLSTLGLMFPSIIELVTVWEQEDGLGACYWRLWKNLAIIAFGVLGFLTGTYVSIQDILETK; from the exons ATGGGGAACGCCGACAGTGTTCACGATGTCGAGATGAGCTCGTTATCAAACGTTGACGATGACCGGCCTCACATTGTGGTAAATAGTGCGGTGACG AGAACACCAATGCGCCCGATGATAGCGGAATACGACCCAAAGAAGCACGGTGTGAAAACAGAACTTTCAGACATGGTTCTTGTCAA ATACAAGTGCGAGAAAAATGACGTTCCGATTACCGTCACGAACGGCTCGACGTTGCCGCTCGTGGAGCGGCCGAACGACGAAGAGGCGGCGCTGTACAATCCCTTCGAGCACCGAAAACTGGCGCACCCGACCTCGGACATGGACACGCTCATCCATCTGTTGAAGGGCAGCTTGGGCACGGGGATCCTCGCTATGCCCATGGCCTTTCGCAACGCCGGACTGCTATTCGGCCTGTTCGCAACATTTTTCATAGGCGCTGTCTGCACCTACTGCGTGCACATCCTCGTCAAGTGCGCCCACGACCTGTGCAGGCGGACGCAGACGCCCAGCCTAGGGTTCGCGGACGTCGCCGAGGCTGCCTTTCTCGTCGGCCCAGAACCTGTGCAGAAATACGCTCGTCTCGCCAA AGCGACGATCAACTCGTTTCTGGTGATCGACCTGATAGGCTGTTGCTGCGTCTACATAGTGTTCATCTCGACGAATGTGAAAGAGGTGGCCGATTATTACACGGACACCGACCGAGACGTGAGACTCTACATGGCTGCCTTGCTGCCTCTGTTGATCATTTTCTCTCTGGTCAGGAACCTGAAGTACCTGGCGCCGTTCTCCATGGTCGCGAACATTCTGATCGCCACAGGAATGGGAATCACGTTCTACTACATCTTCAGCGATCTTCCTACCATCAAAGATGTGCCGAATTTTTCGAGCTGGTCTCAGCTACCTCTGTTCTTCGGCACGGCCATCTTCGCTCTCGAGGGTATCGGCGTT GTGATGCCCCTCGAAAACAACATGAAAACCCCGACCCATTTCATCGGTTGCCCTGGCGTGCTGAACACCGGAATGTTCTTTGTGGTCCTGTTGTACAGCACCGTTGGTTTCTTCGGCTACTGGCGGTACGGAGAGTCGACGAAGGCGTCGATCACGCTGAACTTGAACGAGAGCGAGATCCTGGCTCAATCAACGAAGCTGATGATCGCGGTGGCGATCTTCCTCACTTATGGTCTGCAGTTCTACGTGCCAATGGAGATCATCTGGAGGAACTTGAAACAGTACTTCGGTTCACGGAAGCTGGCCGGCGAGTACATGATGCGGATATTCTTCGTGGTGTTCACTGTCGGTGTGGCGATCGCTATCCCGAACCTCGGCCCGTTCATTTCGCTGGTCGGCGCGGTGTGTCTGTCGACCTTAGGACTGATGTTCCCATCGATAATCGAGCTGGTTACTGTCTGGGAGCAGGAGGACGGGCTCGGCGCATGCTACTGGAGGCTCTGGAAGAACCTGGCGATCATCGCGTTCGGCGTGCTCGGCTTCCTGACCGGCACCTACGTCAGTATCCAGGACATCCTCGAGACGAAATGA
- the LOC144473705 gene encoding proton-coupled amino acid transporter-like protein pathetic isoform X3, which translates to MSHKMQNQGAPVHGGKFQRTPMRPMIAEYDPKKHGVKTELSDMVLVKYKCEKNDVPITVTNGSTLPLVERPNDEEAALYNPFEHRKLAHPTSDMDTLIHLLKGSLGTGILAMPMAFRNAGLLFGLFATFFIGAVCTYCVHILVKCAHDLCRRTQTPSLGFADVAEAAFLVGPEPVQKYARLAKATINSFLVIDLIGCCCVYIVFISTNVKEVADYYTDTDRDVRLYMAALLPLLIIFSLVRNLKYLAPFSMVANILIATGMGITFYYIFSDLPTIKDVPNFSSWSQLPLFFGTAIFALEGIGVVMPLENNMKTPTHFIGCPGVLNTGMFFVVLLYSTVGFFGYWRYGESTKASITLNLNESEILAQSTKLMIAVAIFLTYGLQFYVPMEIIWRNLKQYFGSRKLAGEYMMRIFFVVFTVGVAIAIPNLGPFISLVGAVCLSTLGLMFPSIIELVTVWEQEDGLGACYWRLWKNLAIIAFGVLGFLTGTYVSIQDILETK; encoded by the exons AGAACACCAATGCGCCCGATGATAGCGGAATACGACCCAAAGAAGCACGGTGTGAAAACAGAACTTTCAGACATGGTTCTTGTCAA ATACAAGTGCGAGAAAAATGACGTTCCGATTACCGTCACGAACGGCTCGACGTTGCCGCTCGTGGAGCGGCCGAACGACGAAGAGGCGGCGCTGTACAATCCCTTCGAGCACCGAAAACTGGCGCACCCGACCTCGGACATGGACACGCTCATCCATCTGTTGAAGGGCAGCTTGGGCACGGGGATCCTCGCTATGCCCATGGCCTTTCGCAACGCCGGACTGCTATTCGGCCTGTTCGCAACATTTTTCATAGGCGCTGTCTGCACCTACTGCGTGCACATCCTCGTCAAGTGCGCCCACGACCTGTGCAGGCGGACGCAGACGCCCAGCCTAGGGTTCGCGGACGTCGCCGAGGCTGCCTTTCTCGTCGGCCCAGAACCTGTGCAGAAATACGCTCGTCTCGCCAA AGCGACGATCAACTCGTTTCTGGTGATCGACCTGATAGGCTGTTGCTGCGTCTACATAGTGTTCATCTCGACGAATGTGAAAGAGGTGGCCGATTATTACACGGACACCGACCGAGACGTGAGACTCTACATGGCTGCCTTGCTGCCTCTGTTGATCATTTTCTCTCTGGTCAGGAACCTGAAGTACCTGGCGCCGTTCTCCATGGTCGCGAACATTCTGATCGCCACAGGAATGGGAATCACGTTCTACTACATCTTCAGCGATCTTCCTACCATCAAAGATGTGCCGAATTTTTCGAGCTGGTCTCAGCTACCTCTGTTCTTCGGCACGGCCATCTTCGCTCTCGAGGGTATCGGCGTT GTGATGCCCCTCGAAAACAACATGAAAACCCCGACCCATTTCATCGGTTGCCCTGGCGTGCTGAACACCGGAATGTTCTTTGTGGTCCTGTTGTACAGCACCGTTGGTTTCTTCGGCTACTGGCGGTACGGAGAGTCGACGAAGGCGTCGATCACGCTGAACTTGAACGAGAGCGAGATCCTGGCTCAATCAACGAAGCTGATGATCGCGGTGGCGATCTTCCTCACTTATGGTCTGCAGTTCTACGTGCCAATGGAGATCATCTGGAGGAACTTGAAACAGTACTTCGGTTCACGGAAGCTGGCCGGCGAGTACATGATGCGGATATTCTTCGTGGTGTTCACTGTCGGTGTGGCGATCGCTATCCCGAACCTCGGCCCGTTCATTTCGCTGGTCGGCGCGGTGTGTCTGTCGACCTTAGGACTGATGTTCCCATCGATAATCGAGCTGGTTACTGTCTGGGAGCAGGAGGACGGGCTCGGCGCATGCTACTGGAGGCTCTGGAAGAACCTGGCGATCATCGCGTTCGGCGTGCTCGGCTTCCTGACCGGCACCTACGTCAGTATCCAGGACATCCTCGAGACGAAATGA
- the LOC144473705 gene encoding proton-coupled amino acid transporter-like protein pathetic isoform X4, whose product MDTLIHLLKGSLGTGILAMPMAFRNAGLLFGLFATFFIGAVCTYCVHILVKCAHDLCRRTQTPSLGFADVAEAAFLVGPEPVQKYARLAKATINSFLVIDLIGCCCVYIVFISTNVKEVADYYTDTDRDVRLYMAALLPLLIIFSLVRNLKYLAPFSMVANILIATGMGITFYYIFSDLPTIKDVPNFSSWSQLPLFFGTAIFALEGIGVVMPLENNMKTPTHFIGCPGVLNTGMFFVVLLYSTVGFFGYWRYGESTKASITLNLNESEILAQSTKLMIAVAIFLTYGLQFYVPMEIIWRNLKQYFGSRKLAGEYMMRIFFVVFTVGVAIAIPNLGPFISLVGAVCLSTLGLMFPSIIELVTVWEQEDGLGACYWRLWKNLAIIAFGVLGFLTGTYVSIQDILETK is encoded by the exons ATGGACACGCTCATCCATCTGTTGAAGGGCAGCTTGGGCACGGGGATCCTCGCTATGCCCATGGCCTTTCGCAACGCCGGACTGCTATTCGGCCTGTTCGCAACATTTTTCATAGGCGCTGTCTGCACCTACTGCGTGCACATCCTCGTCAAGTGCGCCCACGACCTGTGCAGGCGGACGCAGACGCCCAGCCTAGGGTTCGCGGACGTCGCCGAGGCTGCCTTTCTCGTCGGCCCAGAACCTGTGCAGAAATACGCTCGTCTCGCCAA AGCGACGATCAACTCGTTTCTGGTGATCGACCTGATAGGCTGTTGCTGCGTCTACATAGTGTTCATCTCGACGAATGTGAAAGAGGTGGCCGATTATTACACGGACACCGACCGAGACGTGAGACTCTACATGGCTGCCTTGCTGCCTCTGTTGATCATTTTCTCTCTGGTCAGGAACCTGAAGTACCTGGCGCCGTTCTCCATGGTCGCGAACATTCTGATCGCCACAGGAATGGGAATCACGTTCTACTACATCTTCAGCGATCTTCCTACCATCAAAGATGTGCCGAATTTTTCGAGCTGGTCTCAGCTACCTCTGTTCTTCGGCACGGCCATCTTCGCTCTCGAGGGTATCGGCGTT GTGATGCCCCTCGAAAACAACATGAAAACCCCGACCCATTTCATCGGTTGCCCTGGCGTGCTGAACACCGGAATGTTCTTTGTGGTCCTGTTGTACAGCACCGTTGGTTTCTTCGGCTACTGGCGGTACGGAGAGTCGACGAAGGCGTCGATCACGCTGAACTTGAACGAGAGCGAGATCCTGGCTCAATCAACGAAGCTGATGATCGCGGTGGCGATCTTCCTCACTTATGGTCTGCAGTTCTACGTGCCAATGGAGATCATCTGGAGGAACTTGAAACAGTACTTCGGTTCACGGAAGCTGGCCGGCGAGTACATGATGCGGATATTCTTCGTGGTGTTCACTGTCGGTGTGGCGATCGCTATCCCGAACCTCGGCCCGTTCATTTCGCTGGTCGGCGCGGTGTGTCTGTCGACCTTAGGACTGATGTTCCCATCGATAATCGAGCTGGTTACTGTCTGGGAGCAGGAGGACGGGCTCGGCGCATGCTACTGGAGGCTCTGGAAGAACCTGGCGATCATCGCGTTCGGCGTGCTCGGCTTCCTGACCGGCACCTACGTCAGTATCCAGGACATCCTCGAGACGAAATGA